From Danio rerio strain Tuebingen ecotype United States chromosome 7, GRCz12tu, whole genome shotgun sequence, the proteins below share one genomic window:
- the dhcr7 gene encoding 7-dehydrocholesterol reductase isoform X1, translated as MGDAWEKRETIMMASDRVRKRHKGSANGAQTVEKEPSKEPAQWGRAWEVDWFSLSGVILLLCFAPFLVFFFIMACDQYQCSISHPLLDLYNGDATLFTIWNRAPSFTWAAAKIYAIWVTFQVVLYMCVPDFLHKILPGYVGGVQDGARTPAGLINKYEVNGLQCWLITHVLWVLNAQHFHWFSPTIIIDNWIPLLWCTNILGYAVSTFAFIKAYLFPTNPEDCKFTGNMFYNYMMGIEFNPRIGKWFDFKLFFNGRPGIVAWTLINLSYAAKQQELYGYVTNSMILVNVLQAVYVVDFFWNEAWYLKTIDICHDHFGWYLGWGDCVWLPFLYTLQGLYLVYNPIQLSTPHAAGVLILGLVGYYIFRVTNHQKDLFRRTEGNCSIWGKKPTFIECSYRSADGAIHKSKLMTSGFWGVARHMNYTGDLMGSLAYCLACGGNHLLPYFYIVYMTILLVHRCIRDEHRCSNKYGKDWERYTAAVSYRLLPNIF; from the exons ACAATCATGATGGCATCTGACAGGGTGAGAAAGCGGCATAAGGGCAGTGCCAATGGTGCCCAGACAGTGGAGAAGGAGCCATCAAAGGAGCCGGCGCAGTGGGGAAGAGCATG GGAGGTGGATTGGTTCTCTCTTTCGGGTGTGATCCTGCTGCTCTGCTTTGCCCCCTTCCTCGTCTTTTTCTTCATCATGGCATGTGATCAGTACCAGTGCTCCATAAGTCACCCTCTACTGGATCTCTACAACGGTGACGCCACCCTGTTCACCATCTGGAACCGGGCTCCTTCCTTCACATGGGCTGCTGCCAAAATCTACGCCATCTGGGTCACATTTCAG GTGGTGCTGTACATGTGTGTTCCAGATTTTCTGCATAAGATCCTTCCAGGCTACGTAGGAGGAGTTCAGGATGGTGCCCGTACACCTGCAG GTCTGATTAATAAATATGAGGTCAACGGTCTTCAGTGCTGGCTCATCACTCATGTTTTATGGGTGCTTAACGCTCAGCACTTCCACTGGTTTTCGCCAACCATCATCATTGACAACTGGATCCCTCTGTTATGGTGCACCAACATCCTCGGCTATGCTGTGTCCACATTTGCCTTCATTAAAGCGTATCTGTTCCCCACCAACCCAGAGGACTG TAAATTCACAGGCAACATGTTCTACAACTACATGATGGGAATTGAGTTCAATCCTCGTATAGGAAAATGGTTTGACTTCAAGCTTTTTTTTAATGGCCGGCCGGGTATCGTGGCATGGACCCTCATAAACTTATCCTATGCAGCTAAGCAGCAGGAGCTGTATGGTTACGTGACAAACTCTATGATCCTGGTCAACGTTTTGCAG GCCGTCTATGTAGTGGACTTTTTCTGGAATGAAGCCTGGTACCTGAAGACTATTGACATCTGCCATGATCATTTTGGCTGGTATCTGGGCTGGGGAGACTGTGTGTGGCTGCCTTTCCTCTACACACTTCAG ggACTTTACCTGGTCTACAACCCCATCCAGCTCTCTACGCCCCACGCAGCAGGGGTCCTCATCCTGGGTCTGGTGGGCTACTACATCTTCCGCGTGACCAACCACCAGAAAGACCTTTTCCGTCGCACTGAGGGCAACTGCAGCatctggggtaagaagcccaccTTCATCGAGTGCTCCTACCGATCGGCCGACGGCGCCATTCACAAGAGCAAACTCATGACCTCTGGGTTTTGGGGGGTGGCGCGTCACATGAACTACACGGGCGACTTGATGGGCTCGCTGGCGTACTGTTTGGCCTGTGGAGGCAACCACCTACTGCCGTATTTCTACATCGTCTACATGACCATCCTGCTGGTGCACCGCTGCATTCGGGACGAGCACCGCTGTAGCAACAAATACGGCAAGGACTGGGAGCGCTACACTGCGGCAGTTTCCTACCGCTTACTGCCTAACATCTTTTAG
- the dhcr7 gene encoding 7-dehydrocholesterol reductase, with translation MMASDRVRKRHKGSANGAQTVEKEPSKEPAQWGRAWEVDWFSLSGVILLLCFAPFLVFFFIMACDQYQCSISHPLLDLYNGDATLFTIWNRAPSFTWAAAKIYAIWVTFQVVLYMCVPDFLHKILPGYVGGVQDGARTPAGLINKYEVNGLQCWLITHVLWVLNAQHFHWFSPTIIIDNWIPLLWCTNILGYAVSTFAFIKAYLFPTNPEDCKFTGNMFYNYMMGIEFNPRIGKWFDFKLFFNGRPGIVAWTLINLSYAAKQQELYGYVTNSMILVNVLQAVYVVDFFWNEAWYLKTIDICHDHFGWYLGWGDCVWLPFLYTLQGLYLVYNPIQLSTPHAAGVLILGLVGYYIFRVTNHQKDLFRRTEGNCSIWGKKPTFIECSYRSADGAIHKSKLMTSGFWGVARHMNYTGDLMGSLAYCLACGGNHLLPYFYIVYMTILLVHRCIRDEHRCSNKYGKDWERYTAAVSYRLLPNIF, from the exons ATGATGGCATCTGACAGGGTGAGAAAGCGGCATAAGGGCAGTGCCAATGGTGCCCAGACAGTGGAGAAGGAGCCATCAAAGGAGCCGGCGCAGTGGGGAAGAGCATG GGAGGTGGATTGGTTCTCTCTTTCGGGTGTGATCCTGCTGCTCTGCTTTGCCCCCTTCCTCGTCTTTTTCTTCATCATGGCATGTGATCAGTACCAGTGCTCCATAAGTCACCCTCTACTGGATCTCTACAACGGTGACGCCACCCTGTTCACCATCTGGAACCGGGCTCCTTCCTTCACATGGGCTGCTGCCAAAATCTACGCCATCTGGGTCACATTTCAG GTGGTGCTGTACATGTGTGTTCCAGATTTTCTGCATAAGATCCTTCCAGGCTACGTAGGAGGAGTTCAGGATGGTGCCCGTACACCTGCAG GTCTGATTAATAAATATGAGGTCAACGGTCTTCAGTGCTGGCTCATCACTCATGTTTTATGGGTGCTTAACGCTCAGCACTTCCACTGGTTTTCGCCAACCATCATCATTGACAACTGGATCCCTCTGTTATGGTGCACCAACATCCTCGGCTATGCTGTGTCCACATTTGCCTTCATTAAAGCGTATCTGTTCCCCACCAACCCAGAGGACTG TAAATTCACAGGCAACATGTTCTACAACTACATGATGGGAATTGAGTTCAATCCTCGTATAGGAAAATGGTTTGACTTCAAGCTTTTTTTTAATGGCCGGCCGGGTATCGTGGCATGGACCCTCATAAACTTATCCTATGCAGCTAAGCAGCAGGAGCTGTATGGTTACGTGACAAACTCTATGATCCTGGTCAACGTTTTGCAG GCCGTCTATGTAGTGGACTTTTTCTGGAATGAAGCCTGGTACCTGAAGACTATTGACATCTGCCATGATCATTTTGGCTGGTATCTGGGCTGGGGAGACTGTGTGTGGCTGCCTTTCCTCTACACACTTCAG ggACTTTACCTGGTCTACAACCCCATCCAGCTCTCTACGCCCCACGCAGCAGGGGTCCTCATCCTGGGTCTGGTGGGCTACTACATCTTCCGCGTGACCAACCACCAGAAAGACCTTTTCCGTCGCACTGAGGGCAACTGCAGCatctggggtaagaagcccaccTTCATCGAGTGCTCCTACCGATCGGCCGACGGCGCCATTCACAAGAGCAAACTCATGACCTCTGGGTTTTGGGGGGTGGCGCGTCACATGAACTACACGGGCGACTTGATGGGCTCGCTGGCGTACTGTTTGGCCTGTGGAGGCAACCACCTACTGCCGTATTTCTACATCGTCTACATGACCATCCTGCTGGTGCACCGCTGCATTCGGGACGAGCACCGCTGTAGCAACAAATACGGCAAGGACTGGGAGCGCTACACTGCGGCAGTTTCCTACCGCTTACTGCCTAACATCTTTTAG